The Microbacterium horticulturae genome has a window encoding:
- the pyk gene encoding pyruvate kinase, translated as MRRAKIVATLGPATSTYEMVRAIIDAGVDVARFNLSHGDYTVHDNNFANVRKAAEDAKRPVAVLVDLQGPKIRLGRFADGPHELAEGDIFKITVEDVPGTKELVGTTFKGLPQDVKPGDFLLIDDGKVRVQVVETDGTVVTTKVIVGGPVSNNKGINLPGVAVNVPALSDKDEADLRWGLRTGADIIALSFVRDASDVERVHEIMAEEGRRVPVIAKIEKPQAVDHLEEIIDAFDGIMVARGDLGVELPLEAVPIVQKRAVELCRRMAKPVIVATQMLETMINSPVPTRAETSDVANAVLDGADAVMLSGETSVGEYPVVVVQTMARIIASTEDHGLERILPLGTTPRTQGGAITAAALEVAEFVEAKYLCIFTESGDTARRMSRLRPRIPMLAFTPDPSIRRRMAITWGIQSSLVEHVPHTDRMFIQVDEHLLGNKLAEVGDKVVVISGSPPGIIGSTNDIRIHKVGDAVHGNAPIYRDHQA; from the coding sequence ATGAGACGCGCGAAAATCGTCGCCACCCTGGGCCCCGCCACATCGACGTATGAGATGGTCCGTGCGATCATCGACGCCGGTGTAGACGTCGCCCGCTTCAATCTCAGTCACGGTGACTACACCGTGCACGACAACAACTTCGCCAATGTGCGGAAGGCGGCCGAGGACGCGAAGCGCCCTGTAGCGGTGCTCGTCGACCTGCAGGGGCCGAAAATCCGTCTCGGCAGGTTCGCCGACGGCCCGCACGAGCTCGCCGAGGGCGACATCTTCAAGATCACGGTCGAAGACGTCCCGGGCACCAAGGAGCTCGTCGGCACCACGTTCAAGGGCCTGCCGCAGGACGTCAAGCCCGGCGACTTCCTCCTGATCGACGACGGCAAGGTCCGGGTTCAGGTCGTGGAGACGGATGGAACGGTCGTCACGACCAAGGTGATCGTGGGCGGTCCGGTCTCGAACAACAAGGGCATCAACCTGCCCGGCGTCGCCGTGAACGTGCCGGCGCTGAGCGACAAGGACGAGGCCGACCTGCGGTGGGGCCTGCGCACCGGCGCCGACATCATCGCCCTCTCGTTCGTGCGCGATGCCTCAGACGTCGAGCGGGTCCACGAGATCATGGCCGAAGAGGGCCGCCGTGTTCCCGTCATCGCGAAGATCGAGAAGCCGCAGGCCGTCGATCACCTCGAGGAGATCATCGACGCGTTCGACGGCATCATGGTCGCCCGCGGCGACCTCGGCGTCGAACTGCCCCTCGAGGCTGTGCCGATCGTGCAGAAGCGCGCGGTCGAACTGTGCCGCCGCATGGCCAAGCCGGTGATCGTCGCGACGCAGATGCTCGAGACGATGATCAACAGCCCCGTGCCCACACGCGCCGAGACCAGTGACGTCGCCAACGCCGTGCTCGACGGTGCGGACGCCGTCATGCTCTCCGGTGAGACGAGCGTGGGGGAGTACCCCGTCGTCGTCGTGCAGACCATGGCGCGCATCATCGCGTCCACGGAAGACCATGGGCTCGAGCGCATCCTTCCGCTGGGCACCACGCCCCGCACGCAGGGCGGTGCGATCACGGCGGCAGCGCTCGAGGTCGCCGAGTTCGTCGAGGCGAAGTACCTCTGCATCTTCACCGAGTCGGGTGACACGGCACGTCGCATGTCGCGCCTGCGTCCGCGCATCCCGATGCTCGCGTTCACCCCCGATCCGTCCATCCGCCGCCGCATGGCGATCACCTGGGGCATCCAGTCGTCCCTCGTCGAGCACGTGCCGCACACCGACCGGATGTTCATCCAGGTCGACGAGCACCTGCTCGGGAACAAGCTCGCCGAGGTGGGAGACAAGGTCGTCGTGATCTCTGGTTCCCCTCCCGGAATCATCGGCTCGACCAACGACATCCGCATCCACAAGGTGGGCGACGCCGTGCACGGCAACGCACCCATCTACCGCGACCACCAGGCGTAG
- a CDS encoding low temperature requirement protein A: MSEQPGATPGRRVHWLELLFDLVMVAYIGQVAHTLHGDPSAVDGIVFAVLLAAAWWAWVNASVTMNLFGAHVTPVVWVSVGIAMIAVGFMAASVPAALTERLAGFALGNAVIRVVWMLPWWMKRATTGTAWWRPVLYCLVPAVLWAASIGVPAPWRYVVWAIAVAIEIVLLAVLGRAMGWLQRTLDVGHLVERVSLFVVIVFGESILSVIAQLDAHWGPPAWLAAFLGFAAIVALAWIFFTFAPAAVEVGLHRLQGRGSVSGLRDTVMYLPLVLIAGVTLFAVGIGTAVADAAQMLPFSAAVCLSAGISLFFVASAAESLRYGAPWRHVVMWGPAGVVLPWALLPLSAVLTASGVIAAASVVIAVLAVLNAVNARRIRLGAER, translated from the coding sequence GTGAGCGAGCAGCCGGGGGCGACGCCGGGACGCCGCGTGCACTGGCTCGAGCTGCTCTTCGATCTGGTCATGGTGGCGTACATCGGCCAGGTTGCGCACACACTGCACGGTGATCCCTCGGCGGTCGACGGCATCGTCTTCGCAGTGCTCTTGGCCGCCGCATGGTGGGCGTGGGTCAACGCGAGTGTCACGATGAACCTCTTCGGCGCACACGTCACCCCGGTGGTCTGGGTGTCGGTCGGTATCGCCATGATCGCCGTCGGCTTCATGGCGGCATCGGTGCCGGCCGCGCTGACCGAGCGCCTGGCCGGGTTTGCGCTCGGAAACGCAGTGATCCGGGTGGTGTGGATGCTGCCCTGGTGGATGAAGCGTGCGACGACCGGAACCGCCTGGTGGCGCCCTGTGCTCTATTGCCTGGTGCCGGCTGTGCTCTGGGCCGCCTCGATCGGGGTGCCCGCACCGTGGCGGTACGTCGTCTGGGCCATCGCCGTGGCGATCGAGATCGTGCTGTTGGCAGTCCTCGGGCGCGCGATGGGTTGGCTGCAGCGCACTCTCGACGTCGGGCATCTGGTGGAGCGCGTCAGCCTGTTCGTGGTCATCGTCTTCGGCGAGTCGATCCTCAGTGTGATCGCTCAACTCGATGCGCACTGGGGGCCGCCTGCGTGGCTGGCCGCCTTTCTGGGCTTCGCGGCGATCGTCGCGCTCGCCTGGATCTTCTTCACCTTCGCACCAGCGGCGGTCGAAGTCGGACTTCACCGCCTCCAGGGCAGGGGGAGCGTGAGCGGACTGCGCGACACCGTCATGTATCTGCCGCTGGTGCTGATCGCCGGCGTGACGCTGTTCGCGGTCGGTATCGGAACGGCGGTCGCCGATGCCGCGCAGATGCTGCCGTTCTCTGCGGCCGTGTGCCTGTCGGCCGGCATCAGCCTGTTCTTCGTCGCGAGCGCCGCGGAATCGCTGCGTTACGGCGCACCGTGGCGCCACGTGGTGATGTGGGGGCCGGCCGGGGTCGTTCTCCCGTGGGCGCTGCTCCCGCTGTCGGCGGTACTGACGGCCAGCGGCGTCATCGCGGCGGCCTCGGTGGTGATCGCCGTCCTGGCCGTTCTCAACGCGGTGAACGCGCGGCGGATTCGCCTGGGCGCTGAAAGATGA
- a CDS encoding YihY/virulence factor BrkB family protein — protein MNDTEHRTDEHEPSPEHPAKPDAPTQLRKRSWKYLLGRTVREFSADQCMDAAAALTYYAVLSMFPAMIAVFSLLGVVGQRQQAVDAVLGIVEDVAPGEAAAALRGPIEQLAQAPGAGFALVTGIVIALWSASGYVGAFGRAMNRVYEIEEGRPFWKLRPVQLMVTVIVVVALAIGAGALVVSGDLVGAIGKALGVGPGAMLAWKILRWPLLLAVVILLVAVLYHFTPNARQPRFRWISLGAVLAIVVLAVASLLFGVYVATFSHYDRTYGSLAGVIVFLLWLWIANLALLLGAEFDAELERARELQGGIAAEREIRLPARDTRQSEKRAEREKKTVEEGRRIRNEHEDDTGDER, from the coding sequence ATGAACGATACCGAGCACCGTACCGATGAGCACGAGCCGTCCCCGGAGCACCCGGCGAAGCCGGACGCACCGACGCAGTTGCGGAAGAGGTCCTGGAAGTACCTGCTGGGAAGGACCGTCCGCGAGTTCTCCGCCGACCAGTGCATGGACGCCGCGGCCGCGCTGACCTATTACGCCGTCCTGTCGATGTTCCCCGCCATGATCGCGGTCTTCTCACTGCTGGGGGTCGTCGGGCAGCGACAGCAGGCCGTCGACGCGGTGCTCGGCATCGTCGAGGATGTCGCGCCGGGCGAGGCCGCCGCGGCACTGCGAGGCCCCATCGAGCAGCTCGCGCAGGCTCCCGGCGCGGGCTTCGCGCTCGTGACGGGGATCGTCATCGCGCTCTGGTCGGCGTCCGGCTACGTCGGCGCCTTCGGCCGGGCGATGAACCGTGTCTACGAGATCGAAGAGGGCCGTCCGTTCTGGAAGCTGCGGCCGGTCCAGCTCATGGTGACCGTGATCGTGGTGGTCGCCCTGGCCATCGGCGCGGGGGCGCTCGTCGTCTCGGGTGACCTCGTCGGCGCCATCGGCAAAGCCCTCGGGGTGGGTCCGGGCGCGATGCTGGCATGGAAGATCCTGCGCTGGCCGTTGCTCCTGGCCGTCGTGATCCTCCTCGTCGCGGTGCTGTACCACTTCACGCCCAACGCGAGGCAGCCGCGCTTCCGCTGGATCAGCCTCGGCGCTGTTCTCGCCATCGTCGTGCTGGCCGTCGCAAGCCTGCTCTTCGGTGTCTACGTCGCTACGTTCTCGCACTACGACCGCACGTACGGGTCACTCGCCGGCGTCATCGTGTTCCTGCTGTGGCTGTGGATCGCGAACCTCGCTCTGCTCCTGGGCGCCGAGTTCGACGCGGAACTCGAGCGGGCCCGCGAGCTGCAGGGCGGCATCGCCGCCGAACGGGAGATCCGTCTCCCCGCTCGGGATACTCGTCAGAGCGAGAAGCGCGCCGAGCGCGAGAAGAAGACGGTCGAGGAAGGACGCCGCATCCGCAACGAGCACGAGGATGACACGGGCGACGAGCGGTAG
- a CDS encoding DUF3618 domain-containing protein: MTDSTDALRADTERTQRELGRDVDALADKVNPSKIMHRQTGRLRDAVTSVRERVMGVAHDVEDSVSSTVSDVAHGARDTTRKTHEGNPLAVGLIAFGTGLLAASLFPASQKEKDVAQTAKEQAQPLMHEAGEVAKDVATDLKDPAQDAAAAVKDRAADAVESVKSEASDAAGDVTDRAQEAQRNTTDR; the protein is encoded by the coding sequence ATGACCGATTCAACCGACGCCCTGCGGGCGGACACCGAGCGCACCCAGCGTGAGCTCGGTCGGGATGTGGACGCACTGGCCGACAAGGTCAATCCGAGCAAGATCATGCACCGGCAGACGGGCCGTCTGCGAGACGCTGTGACCTCGGTCCGTGAACGCGTGATGGGAGTCGCGCACGACGTCGAGGACTCCGTGTCGTCCACGGTCTCGGATGTCGCGCACGGAGCTCGCGACACGACGCGAAAGACGCACGAGGGCAACCCCCTGGCCGTGGGTCTCATCGCCTTCGGGACCGGCCTGCTCGCGGCATCCCTCTTTCCGGCATCCCAGAAGGAGAAGGATGTGGCGCAGACCGCGAAAGAACAGGCGCAACCGCTCATGCACGAGGCAGGCGAGGTCGCCAAGGACGTCGCCACCGACCTGAAGGACCCGGCGCAGGACGCGGCCGCGGCCGTGAAGGATCGTGCCGCTGACGCTGTCGAGAGCGTGAAGTCGGAGGCGTCGGATGCCGCGGGTGACGTGACCGATCGCGCACAGGAGGCGCAGCGCAACACCACGGACCGGTGA
- a CDS encoding phage holin family protein, translating into MSDPTPSEERAATNSLGELVGEVTRDLSTLMRQEVALAKAELKESAVTSAKGAGMLGGAGYAALMGVLFLSLALWATLTPLVGWAWSGLIVAVIWLIIAAVLFVVGRTRLKKVKGAPQTVESLQEIPQTLRRNEENR; encoded by the coding sequence ATGAGCGATCCGACGCCGTCTGAAGAACGCGCGGCGACCAACTCGCTCGGTGAACTGGTCGGTGAGGTCACACGTGACCTCTCGACGCTCATGCGACAGGAGGTCGCCCTCGCCAAGGCTGAGCTCAAGGAGTCGGCCGTCACCAGTGCGAAAGGCGCAGGAATGCTCGGAGGCGCGGGCTACGCGGCTTTGATGGGCGTGCTGTTCCTCTCGCTCGCGCTCTGGGCAACGCTGACCCCCTTGGTCGGCTGGGCATGGTCGGGGCTCATCGTGGCCGTGATCTGGCTGATCATCGCGGCCGTGCTGTTCGTCGTGGGCCGCACGCGGCTGAAGAAGGTGAAGGGAGCTCCGCAGACGGTGGAGTCGCTGCAGGAGATCCCGCAAACGCTGAGAAGGAATGAGGAGAACCGATGA
- a CDS encoding ANTAR domain-containing response regulator, producing MTEQEQNSGSASAPRRVVVAEDESLIRLDIVEILRDNGFDVVGEAGDGETAVQLATELRPDLVIMDVKMPQLDGISAAEKLSKGNIAPVVLLTAFSQKELVERASEAGALAYVVKPFTPNDLLPAIEIALARHEQIITLEAEVADMVERFETRKLVDRAKGLLNEKMGLSEPEAFRWIQKASMDRRLTMQDVAKAIIEQLAPKKK from the coding sequence GTGACTGAGCAGGAACAGAACTCCGGGTCCGCATCCGCACCGCGTCGTGTCGTGGTGGCTGAGGACGAATCGCTGATCCGTCTGGACATCGTCGAGATCCTGCGAGACAACGGCTTCGACGTGGTCGGAGAGGCAGGCGACGGCGAGACCGCCGTGCAGCTGGCCACCGAGCTGCGCCCCGATCTGGTGATCATGGACGTCAAGATGCCCCAGCTCGACGGCATCTCTGCCGCTGAGAAGCTCAGCAAGGGCAACATCGCCCCTGTCGTGCTGCTGACGGCGTTCAGCCAGAAGGAACTCGTCGAGCGTGCAAGCGAGGCCGGTGCCCTCGCCTACGTCGTGAAGCCGTTCACCCCGAACGACCTGCTGCCGGCCATCGAGATCGCGCTGGCCCGCCACGAGCAGATCATCACGCTCGAGGCCGAGGTCGCCGACATGGTCGAGCGCTTCGAGACCCGCAAGCTCGTCGACCGGGCCAAGGGCCTGCTCAACGAGAAGATGGGTCTGAGCGAACCCGAGGCCTTCCGCTGGATTCAGAAGGCGTCTATGGACCGCCGCCTGACGATGCAGGATGTCGCCAAGGCGATCATCGAGCAGCTCGCGCCCAAGAAGAAGTAG
- a CDS encoding PaaI family thioesterase, producing MPVDPPAAPAATWNDRSADPLEWARSRGNGTLADKMGFEWLEFTAEHCIARMPVEGNTQPVGLFHGGAYVVLGESLGSMHANWHAGPGRLAVGVDINATHTRSATEGYVTGVCTPIHLGRSVMVHEIVLSDDAGRRCSTVRITNMVRDLPSR from the coding sequence ATGCCCGTCGATCCGCCCGCAGCTCCTGCCGCCACCTGGAACGACCGGTCGGCTGACCCGCTGGAATGGGCGCGGTCGCGCGGCAACGGGACCCTCGCCGACAAGATGGGCTTCGAGTGGCTCGAGTTCACGGCGGAGCACTGCATCGCGCGCATGCCCGTTGAGGGCAACACGCAGCCGGTGGGGCTGTTCCACGGAGGTGCGTACGTCGTGCTGGGCGAGTCGCTGGGCTCGATGCACGCGAACTGGCACGCCGGTCCCGGACGCCTGGCGGTGGGCGTGGACATCAACGCCACGCACACCCGGTCGGCGACAGAGGGCTACGTGACCGGCGTGTGCACGCCGATCCACCTCGGACGCAGCGTCATGGTGCACGAGATCGTGCTCAGCGACGATGCCGGACGGCGGTGCTCCACGGTGCGGATCACGAACATGGTGCGCGATCTGCCGTCGCGCTGA
- the polA gene encoding DNA polymerase I, translated as MTDSAKPTLLIVDGHSLAYRAFYALPVENFSTKDGQHTNGIYGFLSMLINLIKAEQPTHIAVAFDTSRVSFRTREYAEYKGTRSETPEEFRGQIPLLQECLAAMGITVLTAEEVEADDILATLSTQGSAEGYQVLVCSGDRDSIQLVTDKVTLLYPSVQGVSQLKRYDPTTVMERYGVRPEQYPDIAALVGETSDNLPGVPKVGEKTAVKWLNQFGSLDAILEGADQIKGVVGGNLREHLDDVRRNRRLNHLLRDVPLAVTPADLAVKPIDTQAVRDIFSRLEFRTLTARLYEATGTVEDEPDLPSATAPEPAQLDAGALATWLADADGEVGVTVTIEGGVPHRLGFATMDAAAEASWSPEVAASIGAWLASDAPKLLYDAKPQFKALRRAGAEIAGIIHDVLISGWLARPALPDKTLGNLVERFLDEKLPEADPTQLVPEHEGATPGQLSWYVLRVAEVQRAQLPERVAAVLSEIEMPTLVALADMELAGVAVSHEKLSAFSSELGTRADGIAQNAFSAIGREVNLGSPKQLQEVLFDELGLPKTRKTKTGYSTDAGALAALQESSPHPFLDLLLQHREATKLRQIIESLDVAIGSDHRIHTTYLQTGSQTGRLSSTDPNLQNIPIRTDESHRIRAAFEVGEGYETLLTADYSQIEMRIMAHLSGDPGLVEAFRSGEDLHRFVGSRVFGVEPAEVTPFMRTKVKAMSYGLVYGLSAFGLSKQLRIEQSEAKQLMTEYFARFGAVRDYLRASVEKARIDGYTETIFGRRRPFPDLGSPNRVLRENAERAALNAPIQGSAADIMKIALLRIHRQLRDEQLASRVLLQIHDELVVEIAPGEWDVVEQIVRDRMGDAADLSVPLDVQIGRGPNWDEAGH; from the coding sequence GTGACGGACTCCGCAAAGCCTACCCTCCTGATCGTCGACGGCCATTCCCTCGCATACCGTGCGTTCTATGCCCTGCCGGTCGAGAACTTTTCGACGAAAGACGGGCAGCACACCAACGGCATCTACGGGTTCCTGTCCATGCTCATCAACCTGATCAAGGCCGAGCAGCCCACACACATCGCGGTCGCGTTCGACACCTCGCGGGTGTCGTTTCGCACCCGCGAGTACGCCGAGTACAAGGGCACCCGCTCTGAGACGCCTGAGGAGTTTCGCGGCCAGATCCCCCTCCTGCAGGAGTGCCTGGCCGCCATGGGCATCACGGTGCTGACGGCAGAAGAAGTCGAAGCCGACGACATCCTCGCTACCCTGTCGACGCAAGGGTCGGCCGAGGGCTATCAGGTGCTGGTGTGCTCGGGCGATCGCGACAGCATCCAGCTCGTCACCGACAAGGTGACTCTGCTGTATCCGAGCGTGCAGGGCGTCTCGCAGCTCAAGCGCTACGACCCCACCACTGTCATGGAGCGCTACGGCGTCCGACCCGAGCAGTATCCCGATATCGCCGCCCTGGTGGGCGAGACCAGCGACAACCTGCCGGGTGTGCCGAAGGTGGGAGAGAAGACCGCGGTCAAGTGGCTCAACCAGTTCGGTTCGCTCGACGCGATCCTCGAAGGCGCCGATCAGATCAAGGGCGTTGTCGGCGGCAACCTGCGTGAGCACCTCGATGACGTGCGACGCAACCGTCGGCTTAACCATCTGCTGCGCGACGTGCCGCTTGCGGTGACCCCGGCCGACCTCGCCGTCAAGCCGATCGACACCCAGGCGGTGCGCGACATCTTCTCGCGGCTCGAGTTCCGCACGCTCACTGCCCGGCTGTACGAGGCGACCGGCACCGTCGAAGACGAACCCGACCTGCCTTCGGCGACCGCTCCCGAGCCCGCACAGCTTGACGCCGGCGCGCTGGCGACCTGGCTCGCCGACGCCGACGGCGAAGTCGGTGTGACCGTCACGATCGAGGGTGGTGTGCCGCACCGGCTCGGTTTCGCGACGATGGATGCCGCGGCCGAAGCATCGTGGTCGCCCGAGGTGGCGGCATCCATCGGCGCGTGGCTGGCATCTGACGCGCCCAAGCTCTTGTACGACGCCAAGCCCCAGTTCAAGGCGCTCCGCCGTGCGGGCGCTGAGATCGCGGGGATCATCCACGACGTGCTGATCTCCGGATGGCTCGCGCGTCCTGCGCTGCCCGACAAGACGCTCGGCAACCTCGTCGAGCGCTTCCTCGACGAGAAGCTGCCCGAGGCCGACCCGACTCAACTCGTGCCCGAGCACGAGGGCGCCACGCCCGGGCAGCTGTCGTGGTACGTCCTGCGGGTCGCCGAGGTCCAGCGAGCGCAGCTGCCCGAGCGGGTGGCCGCCGTGCTCAGCGAGATCGAGATGCCCACGCTCGTGGCCCTTGCCGACATGGAGCTCGCGGGCGTCGCAGTCTCGCACGAGAAGCTCAGCGCGTTCTCGAGCGAGCTGGGCACGCGCGCCGACGGGATTGCGCAGAACGCGTTCTCCGCGATCGGACGCGAGGTGAATCTCGGCTCGCCGAAGCAGTTGCAAGAGGTGCTCTTCGATGAGCTCGGACTACCAAAGACCCGCAAGACCAAGACGGGATATTCGACCGATGCCGGTGCGCTGGCGGCGCTGCAGGAGAGCAGCCCGCATCCGTTCCTCGACCTGCTGCTGCAGCACCGCGAGGCCACGAAACTGCGGCAGATCATCGAGTCGCTCGATGTCGCCATCGGCTCCGACCATCGCATCCACACGACCTACCTGCAGACCGGCAGTCAGACGGGGCGCCTGTCGAGCACCGATCCGAACCTGCAGAACATTCCGATCCGCACCGATGAGAGCCACCGCATCCGCGCGGCCTTCGAGGTCGGCGAGGGCTACGAAACACTGCTCACCGCCGACTATTCGCAGATCGAGATGCGCATCATGGCGCACCTCTCCGGTGATCCGGGCCTCGTCGAGGCGTTCCGCAGCGGCGAAGACCTGCACCGGTTCGTGGGCTCGCGGGTCTTCGGTGTCGAGCCTGCCGAGGTCACGCCGTTCATGCGCACGAAGGTGAAGGCGATGTCGTACGGGTTGGTGTACGGGCTGAGTGCCTTCGGTCTGTCGAAGCAGCTGCGCATCGAGCAGTCCGAGGCCAAACAGCTGATGACCGAGTACTTCGCCCGTTTCGGCGCGGTGCGCGACTACCTGCGTGCTTCCGTCGAGAAGGCGCGTATCGACGGCTACACGGAGACGATCTTCGGGCGCCGCCGCCCGTTCCCCGATCTGGGCAGCCCCAATCGTGTGCTGCGCGAAAACGCCGAGCGCGCCGCTCTCAACGCCCCGATCCAGGGCAGTGCGGCCGACATCATGAAGATCGCGCTGTTGCGCATCCATCGCCAGCTGCGCGACGAGCAGCTCGCTTCCCGTGTGCTCCTGCAGATCCACGACGAACTCGTCGTCGAGATCGCGCCGGGGGAGTGGGACGTCGTCGAGCAGATCGTGCGCGACCGGATGGGGGATGCCGCAGACCTGTCCGTTCCGCTGGACGTGCAGATCGGCCGCGGACCGAACTGGGACGAAGCCGGGCACTGA
- a CDS encoding DUF885 domain-containing protein: MTESERTPTPVDTIAEAWVDDLAELYPTIATYIGRDEYNDRYGDLSPAGVDAAAERARQRLAELTAATPEDAIDEVTKMDLAGQLELMIETYEAKAHLRDLNVIASPAQDVRNALDLMPTATADDWEVIAKRLDTLPAALDGYIETLRTGIESGVVPARRQVNEVATQIARYTAGDGFFATFVDDAAPAEGQLPASVARHLSDAAGGARVAYDKLAEFLRGELAAAATEQDGVGRELYSLFSRQFLGATIDLDETYEWGLEELDRMISEQESVANEIKPGASVEEAIAFLEADPARRLHGTQALQEWMQSTADRAIAELGATHFDIPEPVRRIECMIAPTQEGGIYYTGPTDDFSRPGRMWWSVPEGVEDFDTWRELTTVYHEGVPGHHLQIAQAVYNRGELNAWRRLLAGTSGHAEGWALYAERLMEQLGYLDDPADRLGMLDGQRMRAARVVLDIGVHLGKPRPTAWAHLGDGGPTWDAGFALEFMRHNVNMSDAFVQFEVNRYLGWPGQAPSYKVGQRIWEQLRDDYQAAQGDAFEIKQFHKRALDLGGVGLDTLRAALLAPVGR; encoded by the coding sequence ATGACGGAATCCGAACGCACACCCACGCCGGTCGACACGATCGCCGAAGCATGGGTCGACGACCTCGCCGAGCTGTACCCGACGATCGCGACCTACATCGGCCGCGACGAGTACAACGACCGCTACGGCGACCTGTCGCCGGCCGGTGTCGACGCCGCCGCCGAGCGAGCTCGGCAGCGGCTCGCCGAGCTCACCGCGGCCACGCCTGAAGACGCGATCGACGAGGTCACGAAGATGGACCTGGCCGGGCAGCTCGAGCTCATGATCGAGACGTACGAGGCCAAGGCGCACCTGCGCGATCTGAACGTCATCGCGTCGCCCGCACAGGATGTGCGCAACGCCCTCGACCTGATGCCCACGGCGACCGCCGACGACTGGGAGGTCATCGCCAAGCGCCTGGACACGCTGCCCGCGGCCCTCGACGGGTATATCGAGACGCTGCGCACCGGCATCGAATCGGGTGTGGTTCCGGCGCGGCGTCAGGTGAACGAGGTCGCCACACAGATCGCGCGATACACCGCGGGCGACGGGTTCTTCGCGACGTTCGTGGACGACGCCGCTCCCGCAGAAGGCCAGCTGCCGGCATCCGTCGCACGGCACCTCTCCGACGCTGCGGGCGGCGCACGCGTCGCCTACGACAAGCTCGCCGAGTTCCTCCGGGGCGAGCTCGCGGCTGCGGCGACTGAGCAGGACGGCGTGGGGCGCGAGCTGTACAGCCTGTTCTCGCGGCAGTTCCTGGGCGCCACGATCGACCTCGACGAGACCTACGAGTGGGGTCTGGAAGAGCTCGACCGCATGATCTCAGAACAGGAGTCGGTGGCCAACGAGATCAAGCCCGGCGCCTCGGTCGAGGAGGCCATCGCATTCCTCGAGGCCGATCCTGCCCGCCGTCTGCACGGCACCCAGGCCCTTCAGGAATGGATGCAGTCCACCGCCGACCGGGCGATCGCCGAGCTCGGCGCCACACACTTCGACATCCCCGAGCCGGTGCGGCGCATCGAGTGCATGATCGCCCCCACGCAGGAAGGCGGCATCTACTACACCGGCCCGACCGATGACTTCTCGCGTCCCGGCCGGATGTGGTGGTCGGTGCCCGAAGGCGTCGAAGACTTCGACACCTGGCGCGAGCTGACCACGGTCTATCACGAGGGCGTTCCCGGTCATCACCTGCAGATCGCCCAGGCGGTCTACAACCGCGGTGAGCTCAACGCCTGGCGCCGCCTGCTGGCGGGCACCTCGGGCCATGCGGAGGGCTGGGCGCTGTATGCGGAGCGACTCATGGAGCAGCTGGGCTACCTTGACGACCCGGCGGACCGACTCGGGATGCTGGACGGCCAGCGCATGCGTGCGGCTCGCGTCGTACTCGACATCGGCGTGCACCTTGGCAAGCCGCGACCGACGGCGTGGGCTCATCTCGGTGATGGCGGGCCGACGTGGGACGCCGGCTTCGCCCTGGAGTTCATGCGCCACAACGTGAACATGTCCGACGCGTTCGTGCAGTTCGAGGTGAACCGCTACCTCGGGTGGCCCGGGCAGGCTCCGTCGTACAAGGTCGGCCAACGCATCTGGGAGCAGCTGCGCGACGACTACCAGGCGGCGCAGGGCGATGCGTTCGAGATCAAGCAGTTCCACAAGCGCGCGCTCGACCTGGGCGGCGTCGGCCTCGACACGCTGCGCGCGGCGCTGCTCGCGCCCGTCGGTCGTTGA
- a CDS encoding phosphoribosyltransferase: MALFADRAEAGRDLAAHLEQWRGSHAVVAGIARGGVVVAASVAAELALSLTAVAVRKLGVPGHEEVALGAIAEGVRVIDGRTVRHAAVDDAELAQIEERERAVLSHRQGLIPDAAPLLHGRTVLLIDDGIATGSTARAAVAGVRAAAAGIVLAIPVAPADWRPDPGSVDEYVCAHPMERLWAVGAYYDDFTQTSDEEVVRLLRGDGR; this comes from the coding sequence ATGGCACTCTTCGCGGACCGTGCCGAGGCGGGGCGTGACCTCGCCGCCCACCTCGAACAGTGGCGCGGCTCACACGCTGTCGTCGCGGGGATCGCACGCGGTGGTGTGGTCGTCGCGGCCTCTGTCGCCGCCGAGCTCGCGCTGTCGCTGACGGCGGTGGCAGTGCGCAAGCTCGGAGTGCCCGGGCACGAGGAGGTCGCTCTCGGGGCCATCGCCGAGGGCGTGCGGGTGATCGACGGGCGCACGGTGCGTCACGCCGCGGTCGATGATGCGGAGCTCGCCCAGATCGAAGAACGCGAACGAGCGGTGCTCTCGCACAGGCAGGGATTGATTCCGGATGCTGCGCCCTTGCTGCACGGGAGGACGGTGCTCCTGATCGACGACGGCATCGCCACCGGCTCGACAGCACGTGCCGCCGTGGCCGGCGTGCGCGCGGCGGCGGCGGGAATCGTGCTCGCGATTCCCGTCGCCCCCGCGGACTGGCGGCCTGACCCCGGCAGCGTCGACGAGTATGTCTGCGCTCATCCGATGGAGCGGCTCTGGGCCGTCGGCGCGTATTACGACGACTTCACCCAGACCTCGGATGAGGAGGTTGTGCGGCTGCTGCGGGGGGACGGTCGCTGA